From Flavobacterium sp. 102, a single genomic window includes:
- a CDS encoding M3 family metallopeptidase, with amino-acid sequence MKKIILTLLMSAPILGANAQSNPNPFLNNWSGPYGGVPAFNTYQLKDLKPAIEAAIQEKLNEIDLIANNSKPATFENTIVAMEKAGKKLSQVKAVFDIYSSNMNSPEFEPIETELTPKFFETNNKMYQNTKLFNRIAAVYNSSEKNKLTAEQLRLVWYHYSNFVREGAKADANSKAKIAKINQELAGLFTKFSQNQLADETNYYLELKTEADFDGLPIELKNAAIAEAKDRKLNVLGCIANTRSSIEPFLTFSNQRNLREKAFQIFSSRGDNANANNNNAILVQILKLRAEKAKLLGFKTFADWSLSNTMAKSPEKTLALMESVWKPAVNKVHEDVAEMQKMVEVEGGKFKIEPWDYRYYAEKVRKAKYDLDQNDTKPYLQLEKLREGMFWVAGEMFNLNFKQVYNVPVFHADVRVWEVSNKNTGKVIGVWYFDPYARKGKRSGAWMTAYRDQSRVDGDVITIVSNNCNFIKGNENEPILISWDDASTLFHEFGHALHGLCSDVTYPSLSGTNTPRDYVEFPSQILERWLATPEVLNKFALHYKTGEPMPMSLVERIEKASTFNEGFSTVETISSALVDMKLHLLENPDIDPKQFEKQTLDQLNMPSEIVMRHRIPQFGHIFSGDDYASGYYGYLWADVISADATEAFTVDGKGLYDAAVGKRLLENVFSIGNTIDPEIAYKKFRGKEVKTDALMRARNFPIEKK; translated from the coding sequence ATGAAAAAAATCATATTGACTTTGCTTATGAGTGCTCCAATTTTAGGTGCCAACGCCCAATCCAATCCAAATCCTTTTTTGAACAATTGGAGCGGACCTTATGGTGGTGTTCCGGCTTTTAATACTTACCAACTGAAAGATTTGAAACCGGCGATTGAAGCTGCGATTCAGGAAAAATTGAATGAAATTGACCTTATTGCCAACAATTCAAAACCAGCCACTTTTGAAAACACCATAGTCGCTATGGAAAAAGCAGGAAAGAAATTGAGTCAGGTTAAGGCAGTTTTTGACATTTACAGTTCCAACATGAACAGTCCGGAATTTGAACCTATCGAGACAGAACTAACACCGAAGTTTTTTGAAACCAACAATAAAATGTATCAAAACACCAAGCTTTTCAATCGAATAGCTGCGGTTTATAATTCTTCGGAAAAGAACAAATTAACCGCTGAACAGCTACGTTTGGTATGGTATCACTATTCGAATTTTGTTCGTGAAGGCGCTAAAGCGGATGCCAATAGCAAAGCCAAAATTGCCAAAATCAACCAAGAGTTGGCCGGACTTTTTACGAAGTTCAGTCAAAACCAACTGGCAGACGAAACCAATTATTATTTGGAACTAAAAACTGAAGCCGATTTTGATGGGTTGCCTATTGAATTGAAAAATGCGGCTATTGCTGAAGCCAAGGACAGAAAGTTGAATGTTTTAGGATGTATTGCCAATACGCGTTCTTCTATTGAGCCGTTTTTGACTTTTTCTAACCAGAGAAATTTAAGAGAAAAAGCATTCCAAATATTTTCAAGTCGTGGCGATAATGCAAATGCAAATAATAACAATGCGATTTTAGTTCAGATTTTAAAGCTTCGTGCTGAAAAAGCCAAGCTTTTAGGTTTTAAAACGTTTGCCGATTGGAGTTTGTCAAACACCATGGCAAAATCGCCTGAAAAGACTTTAGCATTGATGGAATCGGTTTGGAAACCTGCTGTAAACAAAGTGCATGAAGATGTAGCCGAAATGCAGAAAATGGTTGAGGTTGAAGGCGGAAAGTTTAAAATTGAACCTTGGGATTATCGTTACTATGCTGAAAAGGTTAGAAAAGCCAAATATGATTTAGACCAAAACGATACTAAACCCTATTTGCAATTGGAAAAGTTGAGAGAAGGCATGTTTTGGGTTGCGGGAGAAATGTTTAATTTGAATTTCAAACAGGTTTATAACGTACCGGTTTTTCATGCAGATGTTAGGGTTTGGGAAGTTTCTAATAAAAATACTGGCAAAGTCATTGGTGTTTGGTATTTTGATCCGTATGCTCGTAAAGGCAAACGTTCCGGCGCTTGGATGACCGCTTACAGAGATCAAAGCAGAGTTGATGGAGATGTGATTACGATAGTGTCTAATAACTGTAATTTTATTAAAGGAAACGAGAACGAACCGATTTTAATTTCTTGGGATGATGCAAGTACGTTGTTCCATGAATTCGGGCATGCGTTGCATGGTTTGTGTTCCGATGTGACTTATCCGAGTTTATCGGGAACCAATACACCTAGAGATTATGTGGAGTTTCCGTCTCAAATTTTGGAACGTTGGTTGGCTACACCTGAAGTGCTGAATAAATTCGCTTTGCATTACAAAACCGGAGAACCAATGCCAATGTCTTTGGTGGAAAGAATAGAAAAAGCATCGACTTTTAATGAAGGCTTTTCTACCGTGGAAACCATTTCGAGTGCTTTGGTGGATATGAAATTACACTTGTTGGAAAATCCGGATATCGACCCGAAACAATTTGAAAAACAAACGTTAGACCAACTGAATATGCCGTCGGAAATTGTCATGCGTCACAGAATTCCGCAGTTTGGACATATTTTCTCGGGCGACGATTATGCTTCTGGTTATTACGGTTATTTATGGGCGGATGTGATTAGTGCCGATGCGACCGAAGCTTTTACTGTTGATGGCAAAGGATTATATGATGCAGCAGTTGGAAAACGTTTGTTAGAAAATGTGTTCAGTATAGGTAACACTATTGATCCGGAGATTGCTTACAAGAAGTTCCGCGGTAAAGAAGTGAAAACAGATGCTTTGATGAGAGCGAGAAACTTTCCGATAGAGAAGAAGTAA
- a CDS encoding TraB/GumN family protein, with amino-acid sequence MKKIFSIVFFALFTFQVNAQFEKTLLWEISGKGLTKKSYVYGTFHVNDKISYHLSDAFYKHLLEADIVSNESNPDSWGELFDLYMNYRPQQRTKFYSKFQLKPVDKQDLLPLFTNYNFFNQMSSGVEGNKADFSESTVLDMFIHQTAKKYNKKTVGLEDAKKSFVNFSKAEQMVDFRNEEKEVSEEEEEKKAILTKILKGKSIYTTLKDFYREKDIVMLDSLSKLSESPKKHKIMIIDRNYDMVKSIDSLVHQGSLFSAVGAAHLGGKEGVLQLLINKGYKVTPVIGPLTKKGETDKKTIEEYFPAPKIKTEPTPDQMIQTVDFDLNLNFEKIKSTLDITNGGVLSMVRVPLHNYMQKKNEYFNHKSIDSLLYEFIPGDILEKKEIKDEAYIGYDVKNKSKAGNFQHYRFYVTPLEIISVSFSGTGTYVKQYEQAIFDKFKIKGFKNTWEKVQPQKGGFSVTMPEFCVQYGNSDKNLSDVSFEAYDPQEKSYYFLIENTSLDLNFIDNKNFQHQQMQNEFYMNQEMEETAKFEETTKDFVSSSTNEHRKVKLKSIIKGNKFYLLGAVDASEQSSNKFFDSFTFEDFKTSESTVYRDTLGKYTIEIPIKINEQTILGIGNDEVRSIRRWQRNPEINFEPKEFDSYTGKTVAVEVMNYPRYLQVTTLDSLKNDYNKELKTLFDSYRIHKENPDPFVSTWDKYFKEFEKTEVLSNSFSHNDALGCEVADALVSVKNSDQALKIKTFFMENRKVTIKTLVDRNYKNDDLFTEKAFSSFIPEKTNQRSVFDDKVKLFLEEATNETDSIRKIAYNNLYNLTLNETDFERITTFLDTHEFEDSDASGKAGLYQKLGDLKHKGVIPYLENKYKAEGTKTTEQLAILNALASQNTENAYRLVLKLMEFDLPVTEDAYEINQLFHSFEENLEESKVLFPDIFQFYGIEEYNKPIISFCNALLDKKLGSAKKISAFQKLILTHSKLEYKRLLNREEKKASEEDNGYEEDYAYDYEEDENPNSNLLNYLSLLSHLPKNTSATELMGKIKKLDNPEIQLETLKLEITHNKATKEIIKKGLENPKTKFKTILLLKEKDAFDFLETITDDDIAEAAMRDFDKIKETSKVQFLEKREIKQGSHQAVFYFYQSQKTKDDKIIGTKTFHSMAFLLENGKIVPKAYFSPVLEEIDEENTVEKLMPAIMKETINADHLGASFRKKENRENYFNYEE; translated from the coding sequence TTGAAAAAGATCTTTTCTATCGTGTTCTTTGCCCTTTTTACTTTCCAAGTTAATGCCCAATTTGAAAAAACATTGCTATGGGAAATTTCAGGAAAAGGTTTGACAAAGAAATCCTATGTTTATGGCACTTTCCATGTTAATGATAAAATCTCCTATCATCTTTCTGATGCATTTTACAAGCATTTACTGGAAGCAGACATTGTAAGTAATGAAAGTAATCCGGATTCTTGGGGCGAATTGTTTGATTTATACATGAACTACAGACCGCAACAAAGGACTAAATTCTACTCTAAGTTTCAGTTAAAACCTGTGGACAAACAAGACTTATTGCCTTTGTTTACCAATTATAATTTCTTCAACCAAATGTCTTCCGGCGTGGAAGGCAATAAAGCCGATTTCAGCGAAAGCACCGTATTGGATATGTTCATCCATCAAACCGCCAAGAAATACAACAAAAAAACAGTTGGATTGGAAGACGCCAAAAAATCATTCGTCAATTTCAGTAAGGCCGAACAAATGGTTGATTTCAGAAATGAGGAAAAAGAAGTTTCTGAAGAAGAGGAAGAAAAAAAGGCAATACTTACCAAAATCCTAAAAGGCAAATCAATCTATACCACTTTAAAAGATTTTTACCGCGAAAAAGACATCGTAATGCTTGACTCGTTGAGTAAATTATCAGAAAGCCCAAAGAAGCACAAAATCATGATTATTGACCGAAATTATGACATGGTCAAAAGCATTGATTCTTTAGTGCATCAAGGCAGTTTGTTTAGTGCTGTCGGCGCGGCGCATTTAGGCGGAAAAGAAGGCGTTTTACAGCTATTAATCAACAAAGGGTACAAAGTTACTCCGGTGATTGGTCCGCTCACTAAAAAAGGTGAAACCGATAAAAAAACCATCGAAGAGTACTTTCCGGCGCCAAAAATCAAGACCGAGCCTACACCTGATCAAATGATTCAAACCGTTGATTTCGATTTAAACCTCAACTTTGAAAAAATAAAAAGTACGCTCGACATTACTAACGGCGGTGTTTTAAGTATGGTTAGAGTTCCGTTACACAATTACATGCAAAAGAAAAACGAATACTTCAATCACAAAAGTATCGACAGTTTGTTGTACGAATTCATTCCCGGAGATATCTTGGAGAAAAAAGAAATCAAAGACGAAGCTTATATTGGTTATGATGTAAAAAACAAAAGCAAAGCCGGTAATTTCCAACATTATCGTTTTTATGTAACGCCATTGGAAATCATTAGTGTTTCCTTTTCTGGTACGGGAACTTATGTAAAACAATACGAACAAGCCATTTTTGATAAGTTTAAAATCAAAGGTTTCAAAAACACTTGGGAAAAAGTCCAACCTCAAAAAGGCGGCTTTTCAGTGACTATGCCCGAGTTTTGTGTCCAATATGGCAATAGTGACAAAAACTTATCTGATGTGAGTTTTGAAGCCTATGACCCACAAGAAAAAAGTTATTATTTTCTGATTGAAAACACTTCTTTAGACCTGAATTTTATCGACAATAAAAACTTTCAGCACCAACAAATGCAAAATGAATTCTATATGAATCAGGAAATGGAAGAAACGGCTAAGTTTGAAGAAACTACTAAGGATTTTGTCTCTTCTTCCACAAACGAACACCGCAAAGTAAAATTGAAATCGATAATCAAAGGCAATAAATTTTATCTTTTAGGTGCTGTTGATGCTTCAGAACAAAGCAGTAACAAGTTCTTCGATTCCTTTACCTTTGAAGACTTTAAAACTTCGGAGAGTACTGTTTACCGTGACACTTTAGGAAAATATACCATTGAAATTCCTATAAAAATAAACGAACAAACCATCCTTGGCATCGGTAATGATGAAGTTAGATCTATTAGAAGATGGCAAAGAAACCCGGAGATTAATTTTGAACCTAAAGAATTTGATTCTTATACCGGAAAGACAGTTGCTGTTGAAGTAATGAACTATCCAAGATATCTTCAGGTGACCACTTTAGATTCATTAAAAAACGATTACAATAAAGAATTAAAAACACTTTTTGACTCGTACAGAATTCATAAAGAAAACCCTGATCCATTTGTGTCTACTTGGGATAAGTATTTCAAAGAATTTGAAAAGACCGAAGTTTTGAGTAACTCTTTTTCTCATAATGATGCTCTAGGTTGTGAAGTTGCTGATGCTTTGGTAAGTGTTAAAAATTCAGATCAGGCGCTGAAAATTAAGACCTTCTTTATGGAAAACCGAAAAGTTACCATCAAGACTTTGGTAGACAGAAATTATAAAAACGACGATTTGTTTACTGAAAAAGCCTTTTCATCATTTATCCCTGAAAAAACCAACCAAAGAAGTGTTTTTGATGACAAAGTAAAACTGTTTTTAGAGGAAGCAACTAACGAAACCGATTCTATTCGCAAAATAGCGTATAATAACTTGTATAATTTAACCTTAAATGAAACCGATTTTGAGCGCATCACCACTTTTTTGGACACTCATGAATTCGAGGATTCCGATGCTTCTGGCAAAGCCGGTTTGTACCAAAAATTAGGAGATTTAAAACACAAAGGAGTTATTCCATATTTGGAAAATAAATACAAAGCCGAAGGCACAAAAACAACAGAACAGTTAGCCATTCTAAATGCCTTGGCTTCACAAAACACTGAAAATGCCTATCGCCTTGTTTTGAAATTAATGGAATTTGATCTTCCGGTTACCGAAGATGCTTATGAAATAAATCAATTATTTCATTCCTTCGAAGAAAATCTGGAGGAAAGCAAAGTTTTATTTCCCGACATTTTTCAATTTTACGGTATCGAAGAGTACAACAAACCCATCATAAGCTTCTGTAATGCTTTATTGGATAAAAAATTAGGTTCTGCTAAAAAAATCTCCGCTTTTCAAAAACTGATTCTAACGCATTCAAAATTAGAATACAAAAGACTATTGAATCGTGAAGAAAAAAAGGCTTCAGAGGAAGACAATGGCTATGAGGAAGATTATGCTTATGACTATGAAGAAGATGAAAATCCAAACTCAAATCTCCTAAACTATCTTTCTTTATTGTCGCACCTACCAAAAAATACCAGTGCCACTGAATTGATGGGGAAAATAAAAAAATTGGACAATCCTGAAATTCAATTGGAGACATTAAAATTGGAAATTACCCATAATAAAGCCACGAAAGAAATCATTAAAAAAGGCCTCGAAAACCCTAAAACAAAATTCAAAACCATTCTTTTATTAAAAGAAAAAGATGCATTTGATTTCTTGGAAACCATTACAGACGATGACATTGCTGAGGCAGCTATGAGAGATTTTGACAAAATAAAAGAAACCAGTAAAGTACAGTTTTTAGAAAAAAGAGAAATCAAGCAAGGAAGTCATCAGGCTGTATTTTACTTTTATCAGTCGCAAAAAACAAAAGATGATAAAATTATTGGCACTAAAACTTTTCACTCAATGGCTTTTTTACTCGAGAATGGTAAAATCGTTCCAAAAGCATACTTTTCTCCGGTATTAGAAGAAATTGATGAAGAAAATACGGTGGAAAAACTAATGCCGGCCATAATGAAAGAAACCATCAATGCCGATCATTTGGGTGCTAGTTTTAGAAAAAAAGAAAACCGAGAAAACTATTTTAACTACGAGGAATAG
- a CDS encoding queuosine precursor transporter gives MFQSRKDTVYIVLAGIFITNAIVAELIGGKLIDVGSAVMSIGILPWPIVFVTTDLINEYFGEKGVKRLSFITAGLIAYTFFVLFFAMKIPATGISSVSSEQFNAVFGQSQLIIVGSIIAFLASQLIDVTVFHFVKKRTGNKMIWLRSTGSTVISQFFDSFIVLGIAFWLPGIIDTKTYIISGLTGYTVKLIIAVGMTPFIYLGHSVIEKYIAKDGK, from the coding sequence ATGTTTCAATCTAGAAAAGACACGGTATATATTGTGCTTGCAGGCATTTTTATAACCAATGCCATCGTCGCCGAACTTATTGGCGGAAAATTGATTGATGTTGGTTCTGCCGTAATGAGCATTGGTATTCTACCGTGGCCAATTGTATTTGTCACTACCGATTTAATCAATGAATATTTTGGAGAAAAAGGCGTAAAAAGACTTTCCTTCATTACCGCCGGATTGATTGCTTATACTTTTTTCGTTTTATTTTTTGCTATGAAAATTCCGGCTACTGGAATCAGCTCGGTTTCCAGCGAACAATTCAATGCCGTTTTTGGGCAAAGCCAATTGATTATCGTCGGAAGCATTATTGCATTCTTAGCTTCTCAACTAATTGATGTTACTGTTTTTCATTTTGTCAAAAAACGAACGGGCAACAAAATGATTTGGCTCAGAAGTACAGGTTCAACCGTAATTTCACAGTTTTTTGACAGCTTTATTGTCTTGGGAATTGCGTTTTGGCTGCCCGGAATTATAGACACCAAAACCTATATCATTTCAGGATTAACAGGCTATACCGTTAAATTAATTATTGCCGTTGGGATGACACCGTTTATTTATTTAGGACATTCCGTAATTGAAAAATACATTGCCAAAGATGGAAAATAA
- a CDS encoding DNA-3-methyladenine glycosylase I, with amino-acid sequence MENKIRCAWCEKDDLYRDYHDNEWGNPVYEDDKLFEFLVLETFQAGLSWYTILKKRHNFRNAFDQFDYKKIAQYNEDKVLELMQDAGIIRNGLKIKGTIANAIAFMKVQEEFGSFSKYIWNFTGGKPIENNVKKMSDIKSTTPLSDEISKDLKKRGFKFVGSTVVYAHMQATGMVNDHVAACWKRNP; translated from the coding sequence ATGGAAAATAAAATCCGCTGCGCTTGGTGCGAAAAAGACGATTTATATCGAGATTACCACGATAACGAATGGGGAAATCCGGTTTATGAAGACGATAAATTATTCGAGTTTTTAGTCTTGGAAACTTTTCAGGCAGGCTTGAGTTGGTATACCATTTTGAAAAAAAGACACAACTTTCGCAACGCTTTTGACCAATTCGATTACAAAAAAATAGCACAATACAACGAAGACAAAGTACTTGAATTAATGCAAGACGCCGGCATTATTCGCAACGGCTTAAAAATAAAAGGGACGATTGCCAATGCGATTGCGTTTATGAAAGTTCAGGAAGAATTTGGCAGTTTTTCGAAATACATTTGGAATTTCACCGGCGGAAAACCGATTGAAAACAATGTCAAAAAAATGAGCGACATCAAATCAACAACGCCACTTTCCGATGAAATCAGCAAGGATTTAAAGAAACGAGGATTTAAGTTTGTAGGTTCAACCGTTGTTTACGCGCACATGCAAGCCACAGGTATGGTAAATGATCATGTTGCAGCTTGTTGGAAAAGGAATCCGTAA
- the aat gene encoding leucyl/phenylalanyl-tRNA--protein transferase: protein MHFLTKDLYFPPVDEASYEGVLAVGGDLSTERLLLAYRNGIFPWFNPDEPILWWSPPERMVVVPQLYKVSKSIRNLLNQKKFEITFNQNFEAVIRNCQQIVRKDQDGTWITEDIIESYTKLHEMGFAQSVEVWQNGALVGGLYGVDLGHVFCGESMFSKVPNASKIAFVTLVQHLKDNNYKLLDCQLHNDHLEKLGAFEISRETFMKVLKSAV from the coding sequence ATGCATTTTCTAACCAAAGATTTATACTTTCCACCAGTCGATGAAGCTTCCTATGAAGGAGTTCTGGCTGTTGGTGGTGATTTGTCGACTGAGCGATTGTTGTTGGCGTATCGCAATGGGATATTTCCTTGGTTTAATCCGGACGAACCCATTCTTTGGTGGTCACCGCCGGAGCGAATGGTTGTTGTGCCACAATTGTATAAGGTTTCGAAAAGCATACGTAATTTGCTGAACCAAAAAAAGTTTGAAATCACTTTCAACCAAAACTTTGAAGCAGTCATTCGGAATTGCCAACAAATTGTACGCAAAGACCAAGACGGCACTTGGATTACGGAAGACATTATCGAATCCTATACTAAATTACACGAAATGGGTTTTGCGCAATCGGTGGAAGTGTGGCAAAATGGAGCACTCGTTGGTGGTTTATACGGCGTTGATTTAGGACATGTTTTCTGTGGCGAAAGTATGTTTTCCAAAGTGCCGAATGCGAGTAAGATTGCCTTTGTAACTTTGGTGCAACACTTAAAAGATAATAATTATAAACTCTTAGATTGTCAATTGCACAACGACCATTTGGAGAAATTGGGTGCGTTTGAGATTTCTCGGGAGACTTTTATGAAGGTTCTGAAATCTGCCGTCTGA
- a CDS encoding DUF3127 domain-containing protein, with product MEVTGKIKVINPEQQVSASFRKRELVVATEEQYPQFISINFVQDKCDLLNNYNVGEAVKVSINLRGREWVNPQGETKYFNDIQGWRVEKLQAEAPAAAGMAPMPPAEAFAPATNFNEEEHDDLPF from the coding sequence ATGGAAGTTACCGGAAAAATTAAAGTGATTAATCCTGAGCAACAAGTGAGTGCCAGTTTTAGAAAAAGAGAATTAGTTGTGGCTACAGAAGAGCAATATCCACAATTTATCAGCATTAATTTTGTGCAAGATAAATGCGATTTATTGAACAACTATAATGTAGGGGAAGCGGTAAAAGTTTCTATCAACTTAAGAGGAAGAGAATGGGTTAATCCACAAGGAGAAACCAAATATTTCAACGATATTCAAGGTTGGAGAGTTGAAAAACTCCAAGCTGAAGCACCAGCAGCTGCCGGAATGGCGCCAATGCCTCCAGCGGAAGCTTTTGCACCGGCTACTAACTTCAACGAAGAAGAGCACGACGATTTACCTTTTTAA
- a CDS encoding flavin reductase family protein — translation MLSFEPHTLSPAQLQGYLQSAVAPRPIAFASTVDKNGKPNLSPFSFFNVFSSNPPILVFSPARRVRNNTTKHTLENCEATKQVVINVVNYDIVQQASLSSTEYADGVNEFLKSGLTMLPSDMVKPFRVAESPVQMECKVNEIIALGNQGGAGNLIICEVVKIHINENVLDEKGAIDQSKIDLVSRLGGNWYSRSNQGLFEVEKPLVTLGIGVDSIPDFIKKSPIFDGNDLGKLGNVEALPTQEEITIFVQQNFAVKGVLSSDDEQKIHQKAKEYLNNNEVLSAWKVLLAKQ, via the coding sequence ATGCTCAGTTTTGAACCTCATACGCTGTCACCTGCGCAATTGCAAGGATATTTGCAAAGTGCGGTAGCGCCACGCCCAATTGCTTTTGCGAGTACAGTCGATAAAAACGGCAAACCTAATTTGTCGCCTTTCAGTTTTTTTAATGTGTTTAGTTCCAATCCGCCAATTTTGGTTTTTTCGCCGGCGCGACGCGTGAGAAACAATACAACCAAGCATACTTTAGAAAACTGCGAAGCCACGAAACAAGTTGTGATTAACGTGGTAAATTATGACATTGTCCAACAGGCATCTTTGTCGAGTACGGAATATGCCGATGGCGTGAACGAATTCCTTAAATCGGGTTTGACGATGTTGCCTTCAGATATGGTAAAGCCGTTTCGCGTGGCTGAAAGTCCGGTGCAAATGGAATGCAAAGTCAACGAAATTATTGCTTTGGGCAATCAAGGCGGCGCAGGCAATTTAATTATTTGCGAAGTGGTCAAAATTCACATCAATGAAAACGTTTTGGATGAGAAAGGCGCAATTGACCAAAGCAAAATTGATTTGGTTTCGCGTTTAGGCGGTAACTGGTATTCACGTTCAAATCAAGGGTTGTTTGAAGTGGAGAAACCTTTGGTAACACTGGGGATAGGAGTGGATTCGATTCCCGATTTTATTAAAAAAAGTCCAATTTTTGACGGTAATGATTTGGGTAAATTAGGAAATGTAGAAGCCTTGCCAACGCAAGAAGAAATTACTATATTTGTACAACAAAATTTTGCGGTGAAAGGTGTTTTGAGTTCGGATGACGAGCAAAAAATACACCAAAAAGCAAAAGAATATTTGAATAATAATGAAGTGCTTTCGGCTTGGAAAGTACTTTTAGCAAAACAATAA
- a CDS encoding PAS domain-containing sensor histidine kinase, which produces MQFSEKRNTTRWIIIMASFVIVTLILWNTYTFFQIFKNEERLKMELWANAQKTFINADPETGDVELPGLIMSNNKTIPLIQTENNKIINHVNIDESIAADETKLKAYLETLKKQNDPIIIEYNPGKYWKLYYGNSSLLNKLKYYPVALLLIIFLFGGLVYNFYRSTKMATQNKLWAGMAKETAHQIGTPLSSLIGWLEIMKADNVDATTISEIEKDITRLQTITDRFSKIGSEPILEKRNIIEETEQSFEYLQSRFSKQVEFSFKAPKKPIMVSINPALHSWTVENLVKNAIDAMKGRGKLSVVIESDNAFVKIMVSDTGKGIPKNQFKRVFEPGFTTKRRGWGLGLSLTKRIVEEYHKGKIKVLHSEIDKGTTMQVSFKKWQKPN; this is translated from the coding sequence ATGCAGTTTTCCGAGAAAAGAAACACCACCCGTTGGATCATCATCATGGCTTCGTTTGTCATCGTGACTTTGATTCTCTGGAATACTTATACCTTTTTTCAAATCTTCAAAAACGAAGAGCGCTTGAAGATGGAACTTTGGGCCAATGCTCAAAAGACATTTATCAATGCCGACCCGGAAACCGGTGATGTTGAATTACCCGGGTTGATCATGAGCAATAACAAAACAATACCGCTTATCCAAACTGAAAATAATAAAATTATCAATCACGTTAATATCGATGAAAGTATTGCTGCCGATGAAACAAAATTGAAGGCTTATCTGGAAACCTTGAAAAAGCAGAATGACCCGATCATCATTGAATACAATCCCGGAAAATATTGGAAACTATATTATGGCAACTCTTCGTTGCTCAATAAATTAAAATACTATCCGGTGGCTTTGCTGTTGATTATTTTCCTTTTTGGCGGCTTGGTCTACAATTTTTACAGAAGTACCAAAATGGCCACTCAAAACAAACTTTGGGCGGGTATGGCGAAAGAAACTGCACACCAAATCGGAACACCTTTGTCTTCCTTAATTGGTTGGCTCGAAATCATGAAAGCCGATAATGTTGATGCCACAACAATCTCTGAAATTGAAAAAGACATCACAAGGCTGCAAACCATTACGGATCGTTTTTCAAAAATCGGTTCAGAACCAATTCTTGAAAAACGAAATATTATAGAAGAAACCGAACAATCCTTTGAATATTTGCAGTCGAGATTTTCCAAACAAGTTGAGTTCTCTTTTAAAGCACCTAAAAAACCCATAATGGTATCCATCAATCCGGCTTTACACAGTTGGACTGTCGAAAACTTGGTTAAAAATGCCATCGATGCAATGAAAGGCAGAGGAAAATTATCGGTTGTGATTGAAAGCGACAATGCTTTCGTAAAAATTATGGTTAGTGATACCGGAAAAGGCATTCCGAAAAATCAATTCAAACGTGTCTTTGAACCCGGTTTTACTACTAAAAGACGTGGTTGGGGTTTGGGTTTATCTTTAACCAAAAGAATTGTAGAAGAATACCATAAAGGAAAAATAAAAGTACTTCACTCTGAGATTGACAAAGGCACAACGATGCAAGTTTCGTTCAAAAAATGGCAAAAACCAAATTAA